taattaaTAGTAATGAATGTACATCCTTGTGCGTTGGTAAAAAATAAGACGCCTGCAGATCTAGGAGCATGCAAAGAGAATTCTTAAgactttatatacatatatattaacGTTACAAAAGTAGTGCAAAACATGAAAGAAGTGATGCAATCGCCACTACTATTGCCGCCACCACacatgtgcgtgcacacacagtTTTCCAGTGATTACAAACACACTCTTTCAGTAACTGGCCTGGGCCACTGTACATCATTCAGAGTCCTCAGAATCTGGAAATATTATACTCGACTACCTGGTTATGCCTGCTACACCAGGCAGAGATTCATCACCCCGCCTCCATGGATGTTCAGCGTTGCCAACAGTAAAACCCCACTAGGTTATGCCTAGCAAGAAAGCCAGTCCCTTCCGCCCTCACATTCTTCTCTCCTAGACACATACAATTTTACATCTGCTGTTATGCTCGCCACTGGCCCCCGAGATGCTCCTTCTCTGCTCCAGTTACAAAGCCACCTAAGAGCATTTGCTTCTCTCGCActcagcacacacaaacacacacgttcTTCCCTAGCCCTTTACAAACTCAAACGTCCTCTGACTTTCTCaccccggcaggcaggcaggcaggctggccgCGTCCTCCCCCTCCCGGGCTCAGTGTCCCCAGTTATTGCCTCCGATCTCCTGCTTGTACCGGTTGGTGAGCACGTTGGCCTTGCGAGTCAGTTTGGAAAGCACCGTGTGCAGTCCGCTCAAGTGGTAGTGAAACTGCTTCTCCaggtcctcttccacctcctcgtCCTCGGGGAGCCCTCGGCTAATGTCCACGGCGCCGGGCCCCCCGTTCAGCTTGTCCTTCTTGCGGCTCGCGGCCTCCTCGCTCGCCTGCTGCAGCACGCCCCACTCGATGTCGTTGCGGATGGACTTGAGCAGCACGTAGTGGCTGTACATGTCTCTGCAGGAGCAGTAGGCGCCGCCGTTGGGAGTCAGCGA
The sequence above is a segment of the Podarcis muralis chromosome 4, rPodMur119.hap1.1, whole genome shotgun sequence genome. Coding sequences within it:
- the MID1IP1 gene encoding mid1-interacting protein 1, coding for MMQICESYSQKHSLFNAMNRFIGAVNNMDQTVMVPSLLRDVPLLLEELDAGGGEREASLTPNGGAYCSCRDMYSHYVLLKSIRNDIEWGVLQQASEEAASRKKDKLNGGPGAVDISRGLPEDEEVEEDLEKQFHYHLSGLHTVLSKLTRKANVLTNRYKQEIGGNNWGH